One Halonatronomonas betaini DNA segment encodes these proteins:
- a CDS encoding FAD binding domain-containing protein, which translates to MNKELNYYSVKEVEEAVKLLADNKLKLLAGGTDFMVDYRNEEDFLTGYDGILDLSNIDGIDEITESDNHIEIGAMVTHKDLVKSDLINKYYPALAQSAAAIGSTQIRNRATIGGNICNAAACADTLGPLIAFEARAILESVNGKRTMDVSEFVKWPYETEINDNEILISFTLPKPEEGTFSGFQKIGRRQALAITRISLAVKAVIESGIIKDINLVPGSATPVPTTFSEVEAEIKGKKLSEIDSKEIGEKAAEEMVGITGERWSTPYKKPALATLFRRAIKNLQEEVANNG; encoded by the coding sequence ATGAATAAAGAATTAAATTATTATAGTGTTAAAGAAGTTGAAGAGGCAGTTAAATTGCTAGCCGATAATAAATTAAAATTACTGGCTGGTGGAACTGACTTTATGGTAGATTATCGTAATGAAGAGGATTTCTTAACTGGTTATGATGGAATCCTGGATCTATCTAATATAGATGGAATTGATGAGATCACTGAAAGTGATAATCATATTGAAATTGGAGCAATGGTTACTCATAAAGATTTAGTTAAATCAGATTTAATAAATAAATATTATCCAGCACTAGCGCAGTCTGCTGCAGCAATTGGGTCTACTCAAATTAGAAATAGGGCTACAATTGGTGGTAATATCTGTAATGCAGCTGCCTGTGCGGATACTTTAGGGCCTTTAATTGCCTTTGAAGCAAGAGCTATTCTTGAGTCGGTAAATGGTAAGAGAACAATGGATGTTTCTGAGTTTGTAAAATGGCCATATGAAACTGAAATAAATGACAATGAAATTCTTATATCATTTACATTGCCAAAACCTGAAGAAGGGACATTTAGTGGTTTTCAGAAAATAGGAAGGCGTCAGGCTTTGGCTATTACAAGAATAAGTCTTGCAGTTAAAGCAGTGATAGAATCTGGAATAATTAAAGATATTAATTTAGTACCTGGTTCTGCTACACCTGTTCCTACAACATTTTCTGAGGTTGAGGCAGAGATCAAGGGTAAAAAATTATCAGAAATAGATTCAAAAGAGATTGGCGAAAAAGCTGCAGAAGAGATGGTTGGAATAACCGGAGAACGCTGGTCAACTCCATATAAAAAGCCTGCACTGGCTACTCTTTTCCGCAGAGCAATTAAGAATCTTCAGGAGGAGGTAGCAAATAATGGTTAA
- a CDS encoding (2Fe-2S)-binding protein: MVNVKFTVNNREVEVKVDPTERLLDTLRDKLNLTGVKEGCAVGECGACTVLFDGEAMNSCLIPTVQAEGKEVLTIEGLGTNDTLDPLQQSFIDYQAVQCGFCTPGMILSAKALLNKNSSPTREDIKEAIDGNLCRCTGYEQIIQAVQNAADGEVEA; the protein is encoded by the coding sequence ATGGTTAATGTGAAATTTACTGTTAATAATAGAGAAGTAGAAGTCAAAGTTGATCCAACTGAAAGGCTACTTGATACTCTAAGAGATAAACTTAATCTAACAGGAGTCAAAGAAGGCTGTGCTGTAGGAGAATGTGGAGCCTGTACCGTTCTTTTTGATGGTGAGGCAATGAATTCATGCTTGATCCCAACTGTTCAGGCTGAAGGTAAAGAAGTTTTAACAATTGAAGGCCTGGGAACAAATGATACGCTTGATCCTTTACAGCAGTCATTTATTGATTATCAGGCAGTCCAATGTGGTTTCTGTACACCAGGTATGATTTTATCAGCTAAAGCATTATTAAATAAAAACTCAAGTCCAACCAGAGAAGATATAAAAGAAGCAATAGATGGCAATCTTTGTCGCTGTACTGGTTATGAACAGATTATTCAGGCTGTTCAGAATGCCGCTGATGGTGAGGTGGAAGCCTAA
- a CDS encoding 8-oxoguanine deaminase: MTATLFKDVRSIITMDDDKRRLSNYDLLVENGKVAAIEENIELTDREDLEIIEAGSYFMFPGLVNTHHHFYQVLTRNIRAVQDVELFDWLKYLYPIWANLTPEAVYYSALVACGELLKTGCTTALDQYYVFPKQQDLNILDQEFKAGKDIGIRLHACRGSMSLGEKDGGLPPDEVVQTDKEILEDTKRVIEKYHDPDPFAMQRVVVSPCSPFSVTKELMEQSIKLAREYGVLAHTHLAETKDEDDFCQEKYGLTPLEYMEEVGWIGEDVWFAHGVHLNRDELKRMAKAGTGVAHCPASNMKLSSGVAPVPEMLELGVPVGLAVDGSASNDGSNMIAEMRLALLLHKLQHGITSVGPEDILEIATRGGSQILKQPEIGSLEPGKAADLFLINSKRLAYAGGLSDPVSALINTGTSHEVDLTMVAGEIVVRDGKLTTIDEEEVAAQTNRLAEEMLSEEGA, from the coding sequence GTGACTGCTACCCTATTTAAAGATGTTCGGTCTATTATTACTATGGATGACGACAAACGCAGACTTTCCAATTATGATCTTTTAGTTGAAAATGGGAAAGTAGCAGCTATTGAAGAAAATATTGAGCTTACAGATAGAGAAGATTTAGAAATTATCGAGGCTGGAAGCTATTTTATGTTTCCAGGCCTCGTTAATACCCATCACCATTTTTATCAGGTTTTAACCAGGAATATAAGAGCTGTTCAGGATGTTGAACTATTTGATTGGCTTAAATATTTATATCCGATCTGGGCTAATTTAACACCAGAAGCTGTTTATTATAGTGCGCTTGTCGCCTGTGGTGAGCTTCTTAAAACTGGTTGTACAACTGCCCTTGATCAGTATTATGTCTTCCCTAAGCAACAGGACTTAAATATTCTAGACCAAGAGTTTAAAGCTGGTAAAGATATTGGGATTCGGCTCCATGCCTGTAGAGGCAGTATGTCACTGGGAGAAAAAGATGGTGGCCTACCTCCTGATGAAGTAGTTCAGACAGATAAAGAAATTCTTGAAGATACAAAAAGAGTAATTGAAAAATATCATGATCCAGATCCCTTTGCAATGCAGAGGGTAGTAGTATCTCCATGCTCTCCATTTTCAGTCACTAAAGAGTTGATGGAGCAATCAATTAAATTGGCAAGGGAATATGGAGTTTTAGCCCATACTCATCTTGCAGAAACAAAGGATGAAGATGATTTCTGTCAGGAAAAATATGGTCTTACTCCTCTAGAATATATGGAAGAAGTAGGTTGGATTGGTGAAGATGTCTGGTTTGCTCACGGAGTTCATCTTAATAGGGATGAACTTAAGAGAATGGCAAAAGCAGGCACAGGAGTAGCCCATTGTCCTGCCTCAAATATGAAATTATCATCAGGTGTGGCTCCAGTTCCAGAGATGTTAGAATTAGGTGTACCAGTAGGCCTTGCAGTTGATGGAAGTGCCAGTAATGATGGCTCAAATATGATTGCTGAAATGCGACTTGCCCTTTTACTCCATAAGCTACAACATGGAATTACTTCTGTTGGACCTGAGGACATACTTGAAATTGCAACCAGAGGAGGCAGTCAAATCTTAAAACAGCCAGAAATTGGAAGTTTAGAGCCAGGCAAGGCAGCTGATTTATTCTTAATTAATAGTAAGAGATTAGCCTATGCTGGTGGTTTATCAGACCCGGTATCTGCATTAATTAATACAGGAACCAGTCATGAAGTCGACTTAACAATGGTTGCCGGTGAAATAGTTGTGCGTGATGGCAAATTAACTACTATTGATGAAGAAGAAGTTGCAGCTCAAACAAATAGACTGGCTGAAGAAATGCTTTCTGAGGAGGGGGCATAA
- the ssnA gene encoding putative aminohydrolase SsnA, whose product MLIIKNGTILTFNKDDEVIKNGAIVTEGDNILAIGKSVDLTEKYPEAEVIDAKGGLVIPGLINSHMHFYSTFARGMDLKTDKPPENFIEILEKLWWRVDETLSNKDDLYYSAIYPILEGIEYGTTTIFDHHASFGMIENSLDILAEAVEDAGIRASLCFEASDRNGEEKSEASIQENIRFIESLTEDQKDYLTGKFGLHASFTLEDSSLKRIGEEAARLGVPCHLHVAEGKADVEDSKKRGYSGVVERLDKFNILQPGTLAIHGVHLSQEEFSVLANRNNYLIHNPQSNMGNAVGAADLLAADKSGLRIGLGTDGYTTDMFESLKVASVLPSHETGDPNAGGGIVRDMLFDINGKLAGQYFDKELGVLKEGAGADIVVINYSGPTPVNSDNYYFHLLMGVSGAKVDTTIARGKVLMKNQEVKVLDAERIKAKCREQAEDFWKRF is encoded by the coding sequence ATGCTTATAATAAAAAATGGAACGATATTAACTTTCAATAAAGATGATGAAGTTATAAAAAATGGTGCTATAGTTACTGAAGGAGATAATATTCTGGCCATAGGAAAATCAGTTGATCTTACCGAAAAATATCCTGAGGCGGAGGTAATTGATGCTAAAGGAGGTCTGGTTATTCCAGGACTGATAAACTCCCATATGCACTTTTACAGTACTTTTGCAAGGGGGATGGATCTTAAAACAGATAAGCCTCCTGAAAATTTTATCGAGATACTTGAAAAATTATGGTGGAGAGTTGATGAAACTTTATCAAATAAAGATGATCTGTATTACAGTGCAATTTATCCAATATTAGAAGGTATTGAATATGGTACGACTACTATTTTTGATCATCATGCCAGTTTTGGGATGATAGAAAACTCCCTTGATATTCTAGCTGAAGCTGTAGAAGATGCTGGTATTAGGGCCAGTCTTTGTTTTGAAGCTTCTGACAGAAATGGTGAAGAAAAATCGGAAGCAAGTATTCAAGAAAATATTAGATTTATTGAGAGTTTAACTGAAGATCAAAAAGATTACTTAACAGGTAAGTTTGGTCTTCATGCTTCCTTTACTTTAGAAGACTCTTCTTTAAAAAGAATTGGAGAAGAAGCAGCACGACTTGGAGTACCCTGTCATCTTCATGTTGCTGAGGGTAAGGCTGATGTAGAAGATAGCAAAAAGCGGGGATACTCAGGAGTTGTAGAAAGACTTGATAAATTTAATATTCTTCAACCTGGTACCCTGGCTATTCATGGTGTCCATTTGTCTCAAGAAGAGTTTTCTGTATTAGCTAATCGAAACAATTACCTAATTCATAACCCTCAATCTAATATGGGAAATGCAGTTGGAGCTGCTGATTTACTGGCAGCAGATAAATCAGGTTTAAGAATAGGTCTGGGCACAGATGGTTATACAACTGATATGTTTGAAAGTTTAAAGGTAGCAAGTGTTTTACCCTCCCATGAAACAGGTGACCCTAACGCTGGCGGAGGGATAGTTAGAGATATGTTGTTTGATATAAATGGAAAGTTAGCAGGCCAATATTTTGATAAAGAATTAGGTGTGCTCAAAGAAGGTGCTGGTGCAGACATAGTAGTGATAAATTATTCAGGACCGACTCCAGTTAATTCTGATAATTATTATTTTCACTTATTAATGGGGGTTTCAGGTGCTAAAGTAGATACTACAATAGCTCGGGGTAAGGTTCTAATGAAGAATCAGGAGGTGAAAGTTCTTGATGCAGAGAGAATCAAAGCCAAATGTAGAGAACAGGCAGAAGACTTCTGGAAAAGATTCTAA
- a CDS encoding FAD binding domain-containing protein codes for MQRESKPNVENRQKTSGKDSKKVPIGSADFLAPESLEKALDYRKRYGFQATVIAGGTDIMVDYFERLYEVNSWLDLNKIEELKKIEINDENIIIGATVTHKRIAEHQELQNHLPMLAQASSEVGAWQIQSRGTIGGNIVTSSPAGDTLAPLLAYNAKVVLQSKGDKRIIDIEDFFIGPKENVEESDEILTKIIIPKPSKNTLSRWRKVGKRKALIISSLTMAILIEVDDQGVIKTARACYGAVAPTPIEIRNVGDYLERQKLKNVDPKKVGEIAVSGISPIDDIRGTEQYRRQVTYDLTINAIKEMASEL; via the coding sequence ATGCAGAGAGAATCAAAGCCAAATGTAGAGAACAGGCAGAAGACTTCTGGAAAAGATTCTAAAAAGGTACCGATAGGTAGTGCAGATTTTTTAGCACCAGAAAGTCTTGAAAAGGCATTAGATTATAGAAAAAGATACGGCTTTCAAGCAACGGTTATTGCTGGTGGAACTGACATAATGGTGGATTATTTTGAAAGATTGTATGAGGTTAATAGCTGGTTAGATTTAAACAAAATTGAAGAACTCAAAAAAATAGAAATCAATGATGAAAATATAATAATTGGGGCAACAGTGACCCATAAAAGAATAGCTGAACACCAGGAATTACAAAATCACCTACCAATGTTAGCCCAGGCCTCTTCAGAAGTAGGCGCCTGGCAGATTCAGAGTCGAGGAACTATTGGAGGTAATATTGTTACCTCATCACCTGCAGGAGATACTCTGGCTCCTTTGTTAGCCTATAATGCAAAGGTTGTTCTCCAATCAAAAGGTGATAAGAGAATTATCGATATTGAAGATTTCTTTATTGGGCCTAAAGAAAATGTTGAAGAATCTGATGAAATTTTAACTAAAATTATAATCCCTAAACCGTCTAAAAATACTTTAAGTCGCTGGAGGAAGGTAGGAAAAAGAAAAGCGCTTATCATTTCCAGCCTGACAATGGCTATCTTAATAGAAGTTGATGATCAAGGTGTAATTAAGACTGCCAGAGCCTGTTATGGTGCTGTAGCACCAACTCCAATAGAAATTAGAAATGTAGGAGATTATTTAGAAAGACAAAAGTTAAAAAATGTTGATCCTAAAAAAGTTGGAGAGATTGCTGTATCTGGAATTTCTCCTATTGATGATATAAGAGGAACAGAGCAATATAGACGTCAGGTCACATATGATTTAACTATAAATGCAATTAAAGAAATGGCCAGTGAACTATAG
- a CDS encoding (2Fe-2S)-binding protein → MEIKFTINGEERTEQVKPNQRLLDLIRKDLGLVAAKEGCGKGECGACTVIMNGEPVTSCLVLAAQADEAEILTVEGLAEGDNLHPLQEAFIEAGAVQCGFCIPGCIMTAYCLLKENSSPTRNEIRTALAGNICRCTGYQKIIDAVQLAAKNMAAGGEN, encoded by the coding sequence ATGGAAATCAAATTTACAATAAATGGAGAAGAACGGACTGAACAGGTCAAACCAAATCAGCGCCTTCTCGACTTAATAAGAAAAGATTTAGGGTTAGTTGCTGCAAAAGAGGGCTGCGGCAAAGGAGAATGCGGTGCCTGTACAGTTATTATGAATGGAGAACCTGTAACATCATGCCTTGTTTTAGCAGCACAGGCTGATGAAGCAGAGATTTTAACAGTTGAAGGACTTGCTGAAGGAGATAATCTTCATCCTTTACAGGAAGCATTTATTGAGGCTGGAGCGGTTCAATGTGGATTCTGTATTCCTGGCTGTATTATGACAGCTTACTGTCTATTAAAAGAAAATAGTTCTCCAACACGTAATGAGATCCGAACAGCTCTGGCAGGAAATATCTGTCGTTGTACCGGATATCAAAAGATTATAGATGCTGTTCAATTAGCAGCCAAAAACATGGCTGCTGGAGGTGAAAATTAA
- a CDS encoding xanthine dehydrogenase family protein molybdopterin-binding subunit, with protein sequence MAERFVGKGVNKVDAQSKVTGEARYTEDLVNEFDDLHYVRVLRAPHPHAYLRSIDTSEAEQVSGVVGVYTAADFPELNEFGLIIKDQPVLVKVGEKMRFMGDALAFVVAENDEAALIARDKIKVEIEELEVVSSARQAIQPESPEVHQDHLIKVTHYIDDDLNHSNIICDHYVEKGNVEEGFEEADHIFENEFTTQFLDHVPLQVEKGIAEYDSESEEITIWAATQWLHDTQADMAQALGVSKDKIRIKQPVIGGAFGKKEDISVHIHLALAAKATGKPVALIYNREESMIAQSKRHPMIIRHKTGVTDDGKLTAWQTTLIGDTGAYASSGVAVVHKALYHCTGPYIVPNVRGVSYTVYTNNTYCGAMRGFGATQMAFAYDSQMDIIADELGMDPAEFRYKNAYKPGSTTPNQQELNESVNVRETIEKVKELSGWEGADTDA encoded by the coding sequence ATGGCTGAAAGATTTGTTGGAAAAGGAGTAAATAAAGTTGATGCTCAATCAAAGGTTACTGGTGAAGCCAGATATACTGAAGATTTAGTTAATGAATTCGATGATCTTCATTATGTCAGGGTATTAAGAGCGCCTCATCCCCATGCTTATCTCCGTTCAATTGATACTTCTGAAGCAGAACAGGTTTCAGGAGTTGTAGGAGTTTATACAGCAGCTGATTTTCCAGAACTAAATGAATTTGGTTTGATTATTAAAGATCAGCCGGTTTTAGTAAAAGTTGGAGAAAAGATGAGATTTATGGGAGATGCACTGGCCTTTGTAGTAGCTGAAAATGATGAGGCAGCTTTAATTGCCAGAGATAAAATCAAAGTGGAGATAGAGGAATTAGAAGTTGTTTCCAGTGCTCGACAGGCAATTCAGCCAGAATCTCCTGAAGTTCATCAGGATCATTTAATCAAAGTGACCCATTATATAGACGATGATCTAAATCATAGCAATATCATCTGTGACCATTATGTAGAAAAAGGAAATGTTGAAGAAGGTTTTGAAGAAGCAGATCATATATTTGAAAATGAATTTACGACACAGTTCCTGGATCATGTTCCACTTCAGGTTGAAAAGGGAATTGCTGAGTATGATTCAGAATCAGAGGAAATAACTATCTGGGCAGCCACCCAGTGGCTACATGATACCCAGGCAGATATGGCTCAGGCTCTAGGTGTTAGTAAAGATAAGATCAGGATTAAACAGCCAGTAATTGGAGGAGCTTTTGGCAAAAAAGAAGATATTTCTGTTCATATTCATCTTGCCCTGGCAGCAAAAGCAACAGGGAAGCCAGTTGCATTAATTTATAATCGTGAAGAGTCCATGATAGCTCAATCAAAACGACACCCCATGATAATAAGACATAAAACTGGAGTTACAGATGATGGCAAATTGACTGCCTGGCAGACAACCTTAATCGGTGATACTGGAGCCTATGCATCCAGTGGAGTAGCCGTAGTTCACAAAGCATTATATCATTGTACTGGCCCTTATATTGTCCCGAATGTGAGAGGGGTAAGTTATACAGTCTATACCAATAATACTTACTGTGGTGCTATGAGAGGCTTTGGAGCAACCCAGATGGCCTTTGCCTATGATTCCCAGATGGATATAATTGCTGATGAATTAGGTATGGATCCAGCAGAATTCCGATATAAGAATGCCTATAAACCAGGCTCAACTACTCCAAATCAACAGGAATTGAATGAAAGTGTTAATGTTAGAGAAACTATAGAAAAAGTAAAAGAATTATCTGGCTGGGAAGGGGCTGATACTGATGCTTAA
- a CDS encoding xanthine dehydrogenase family protein molybdopterin-binding subunit, with the protein MLKKGRGLATIMFGFGYGEGFPDHSIAEIEFTEDKILIRTSAADVGQGVQTVVTQIAAEVLKISPENFEIVEGDTHTTQNAGSTSATRQTFFTGNAVKEAAEDLLGNIYHHASQIFTTNHPEMGVKDGKVYPHEDPGEEMTYWELADKLKEKNIELKGRGTFFPKTYKPDQRTGESKKVYVGYTFVSQVIDLFVDTLTGEVIVDKVHTALDVGKAINPQGVEGQIEGGTVQGIGMALMEEQVIENGFTINADMSRYLIPTTVDSPEFQSVLIEREDTKGPYGAKGIGEPCTIAAAPAVANAVYDAIGVRIKDLPITPEKIKAELAKQEN; encoded by the coding sequence ATGCTTAAAAAAGGCCGTGGTTTAGCAACTATAATGTTTGGCTTCGGTTATGGCGAAGGCTTTCCTGACCATTCAATAGCTGAAATTGAATTTACAGAAGATAAGATATTAATCAGAACATCAGCTGCTGATGTTGGTCAGGGAGTTCAAACAGTGGTTACTCAGATTGCAGCAGAAGTTTTAAAAATAAGTCCTGAGAATTTTGAGATCGTTGAAGGTGATACCCATACAACTCAGAATGCCGGTTCAACTTCAGCAACCAGGCAAACATTTTTTACAGGAAATGCAGTTAAAGAAGCCGCTGAAGATCTGCTAGGTAATATTTATCATCATGCAAGTCAAATATTTACCACCAATCATCCTGAAATGGGAGTTAAGGATGGCAAAGTATATCCCCATGAAGATCCTGGTGAAGAAATGACCTACTGGGAACTGGCAGATAAACTTAAAGAGAAAAATATTGAATTAAAAGGTCGAGGTACTTTCTTTCCTAAGACATATAAGCCAGACCAGCGTACCGGAGAATCCAAAAAAGTTTATGTTGGTTATACCTTTGTTTCTCAGGTTATAGATCTTTTTGTTGATACTTTAACAGGTGAAGTTATAGTAGATAAAGTTCATACTGCTTTAGATGTAGGTAAAGCTATTAATCCTCAGGGAGTAGAAGGCCAGATTGAAGGAGGAACTGTCCAGGGTATTGGAATGGCATTGATGGAAGAGCAGGTAATTGAAAATGGCTTTACAATCAATGCAGATATGAGTCGATATTTGATACCTACGACAGTTGATAGCCCTGAATTTCAGTCTGTATTAATAGAAAGAGAGGATACAAAAGGCCCGTATGGAGCTAAAGGTATAGGAGAACCATGCACAATCGCTGCTGCTCCAGCAGTTGCCAATGCCGTATATGATGCCATAGGTGTTAGGATTAAAGATTTGCCAATAACACCAGAAAAGATAAAAGCAGAACTTGCAAAACAAGAAAATTAG
- a CDS encoding 4Fe-4S dicluster domain-containing protein has protein sequence MVDLSLELFGTEFKNPVMPAAGPPVKDAKLAKKAADGGAGAIVTKTISVEAAQVPRPNMASIRGGFMNTELWSEMGPDQWLDNEYPEIAKLGLPVIVGLGYSAEEIKELAAKVEPYADALELSTHYLGDDPTPVVESIKAAKEGADLPVWVKLSPQIDIPMFAKAAEEAGADGLVLINSFGPTIDFDVKDGRPLMGSANGFGWLSGPAIFPLALRAVYQAVTSVDIPVIGVGGISNGIDAIKMIMMGAEAVQVCTAPIVKGPEVYGKIVKEMEEFMEEHGYSSLDEIRGMAIEEMYSEDKFETVVPEVTEENCTTCMLCIESCVYYAIELDESEEFIKIDPEKCAGCGLCVTRCNFDALHLPPQQ, from the coding sequence ATGGTTGATTTAAGTTTAGAACTATTTGGAACCGAATTCAAGAATCCTGTTATGCCCGCTGCTGGTCCACCAGTCAAGGACGCAAAATTGGCTAAAAAAGCTGCAGACGGAGGTGCAGGTGCAATTGTAACAAAGACGATCTCTGTAGAAGCTGCCCAGGTGCCAAGACCAAATATGGCATCAATTCGTGGTGGGTTTATGAATACAGAACTCTGGTCAGAAATGGGACCAGACCAGTGGCTGGATAATGAATATCCTGAGATAGCTAAACTGGGATTACCGGTAATTGTTGGTCTCGGTTATTCTGCTGAGGAAATAAAAGAGCTGGCAGCAAAGGTTGAACCCTATGCTGATGCCCTTGAACTTTCAACTCATTACTTAGGTGATGACCCGACTCCAGTTGTAGAAAGTATCAAAGCCGCTAAAGAGGGAGCGGACCTACCTGTCTGGGTAAAATTAAGCCCACAGATTGATATTCCAATGTTTGCTAAAGCTGCTGAAGAAGCAGGAGCAGATGGGCTTGTTTTAATTAACTCATTCGGACCAACTATTGACTTTGATGTTAAAGATGGTCGTCCATTAATGGGTAGTGCCAATGGGTTTGGCTGGTTATCAGGCCCGGCTATTTTCCCACTGGCATTAAGAGCAGTCTATCAGGCCGTAACCAGTGTTGATATCCCGGTTATTGGAGTTGGAGGTATTAGCAATGGTATAGATGCAATAAAAATGATAATGATGGGAGCAGAAGCAGTTCAGGTCTGCACAGCGCCTATCGTTAAAGGTCCTGAAGTCTATGGCAAGATAGTTAAAGAGATGGAAGAGTTTATGGAAGAACATGGCTACTCATCCCTTGATGAAATCAGAGGAATGGCTATAGAAGAAATGTATAGTGAAGACAAATTTGAAACAGTAGTTCCAGAAGTTACTGAAGAAAACTGTACAACCTGTATGCTCTGTATTGAAAGCTGTGTCTATTATGCAATTGAACTAGATGAGTCAGAAGAATTTATAAAAATTGATCCTGAGAAATGTGCAGGTTGTGGTTTGTGTGTGACTAGGTGTAATTTTGACGCCTTACATTTACCTCCACAACAATAG
- the ade gene encoding adenine deaminase: MNKSLLKVARGEEKADLVLKNGKIVDLYNCEIIEADLAISAGIIVGYGEYKGREEKDLEGQYILPGFIDAHLHLESSMVEPAEFCRLAINRGTLTVIADPHEIANVRGVDGIKYFLDQGNQLPWNFHLMLPSCVPATEAETTGANLTADDLYNLINEPGIFGLGEVMDYPGVIKGSDIVWDKLETFKDYFIDGHAPEVAGKDLNAYLLGGIQADHECTTAKEAKEKAARGMYIMIREGSVTKDMEELLPAVKDINHSSFMLATDDRHADDLLLEGQIDHLIKRAIELGMEPIKAYRLATLNPAKALGLNDRGAISPGKRADLVILQNLEEVKISEVYKDGELISKDYEALNFPEINKNTEIYQNVIDTVNISAVKQEDFSLPLAKTYRVIEIVENQIITRERQIEREPGENPGDFLNRNSLTRVAVIERHNATGNIGLGLISGLNIQNGAIASSIAHDSHNIIVAGKGREDMLVAVERLEELSGGQVVVSDGKVIAELPLPVAGLMSDLSLEEVSKRLKTLDQAAEEIGIDIKSPFMVLAFLALPVIPDIKITDKGLYDVKSSKHIDLTLN, from the coding sequence GTGAATAAATCGCTATTAAAAGTTGCTAGAGGAGAAGAGAAAGCCGATCTAGTTTTAAAAAATGGGAAAATAGTTGATTTATATAATTGTGAAATTATTGAAGCTGATTTAGCAATTAGTGCAGGAATAATTGTAGGTTATGGAGAATATAAAGGCAGAGAAGAAAAAGATTTAGAAGGTCAATATATTCTTCCTGGATTTATTGATGCTCATCTCCATCTTGAAAGTTCTATGGTTGAGCCGGCAGAATTCTGCCGGCTTGCAATTAATCGCGGGACATTAACTGTTATAGCTGACCCCCATGAAATTGCAAATGTAAGAGGTGTTGATGGGATTAAATATTTTTTAGATCAGGGCAATCAACTTCCCTGGAATTTCCATCTAATGCTTCCCTCCTGTGTTCCTGCTACTGAAGCAGAAACAACAGGTGCAAATCTAACAGCTGATGATCTTTATAATTTAATTAATGAGCCAGGTATATTTGGGCTTGGTGAAGTGATGGATTATCCAGGAGTTATAAAGGGAAGCGATATAGTCTGGGATAAACTAGAAACCTTCAAAGATTATTTTATAGATGGACATGCCCCGGAAGTTGCAGGCAAAGACCTCAATGCCTATCTTTTAGGTGGAATACAGGCTGATCATGAATGTACAACAGCTAAAGAGGCAAAAGAGAAAGCCGCTCGGGGTATGTATATAATGATCAGGGAAGGCTCAGTTACAAAAGATATGGAAGAATTATTACCTGCTGTTAAGGATATTAACCATTCCTCTTTTATGCTGGCTACTGATGATAGACATGCAGATGACCTTCTATTGGAAGGCCAGATAGATCATCTCATTAAAAGAGCCATTGAATTAGGTATGGAACCAATCAAAGCATATCGACTTGCTACTTTAAATCCTGCTAAAGCTTTAGGTTTGAATGATAGAGGGGCTATTAGTCCAGGCAAGAGAGCCGACCTAGTAATACTTCAAAATCTGGAAGAAGTAAAAATATCTGAAGTATATAAAGATGGTGAGCTTATTTCAAAAGATTATGAGGCCCTCAACTTCCCGGAGATAAATAAAAATACTGAAATTTATCAGAATGTTATTGATACTGTAAATATTTCAGCAGTTAAACAAGAAGATTTTTCCTTGCCCCTTGCTAAAACCTATCGAGTTATTGAGATAGTCGAAAACCAGATAATTACAAGGGAGAGACAAATTGAAAGAGAACCTGGTGAAAATCCAGGAGATTTCTTAAATAGAAATAGTTTAACCAGAGTAGCTGTTATTGAAAGACATAATGCTACAGGAAATATTGGCTTAGGTTTAATTAGTGGCTTAAATATTCAAAATGGTGCTATAGCCAGTTCTATAGCCCATGATTCTCATAATATTATTGTAGCAGGTAAAGGCAGAGAAGATATGTTAGTCGCTGTTGAAAGACTTGAAGAATTATCAGGTGGCCAGGTAGTTGTATCAGATGGTAAAGTAATAGCAGAACTGCCATTACCAGTGGCAGGGTTAATGTCTGATTTATCACTTGAAGAGGTCTCTAAAAGGTTAAAAACCTTAGATCAAGCAGCAGAAGAAATAGGTATAGATATTAAGAGTCCTTTTATGGTGCTGGCATTTCTGGCATTACCAGTAATCCCGGATATTAAAATTACTGATAAAGGGTTATATGATGTTAAATCTTCAAAACATATAGATTTAACCTTAAACTAA